Proteins found in one Salmo salar chromosome ssa26, Ssal_v3.1, whole genome shotgun sequence genomic segment:
- the LOC100136916 gene encoding cytochrome P450, family 1, subfamily A isoform X1 gives MVLMILPIIGSVSVSEGLVAMVTLCLVYMFMKYKHTEIPEGLKRLPGPKPLPIIGNVLEVHNNPHLSLTAMSERYGSVFQIQIGMRPVVVLSGSETVRQALIKQGEDFAGRPDLYSFKFINDGKSLAFSTDKAGVWRARRKLAMSALRSFATLEGSTPEYSCALEEHVCKEGEYLVKQLTSVMDVSGSFDPFRHIVVSVANVICGMCFGRRYSHDDQELLSLVNLSDEFGQVVGSGNPADFIPILRYLPNRTMKRFMDINDRFNAFVQKIVSEHYESYDKDNIRDITDSLIDHCEDRKLDENANIQVSDEKIVGIVNDLFGAGFDTISTALSWAVVYLVAYPEIQERLHQELTEKVGLNRTPRLSDKTNLPLLEAFILEIFRHSSFLPFTIPHCTIKDTSLNGYFIPKDTCVFINQWQVNHDPELWKEPSLFNPDRFLSADGTELNKLEGEKVLVFGMGKRRCIGEAIGRNEVYLFLAILLQRLRFQEKPGHPLDMTPEYGLTMKHKRCQLKASLRPWGQEE, from the exons atggtTCTCATGATACTACCCATTATTGGCTCAGTCTCTGTGTCTGAGGGGCTGGTGGCCATGGTAACACTATGCCTGGTGTACATGTTCATGAAGTACAAGCACACAGAGATCCCAGAGGGACTGAAACGGCTCCCAGGACCAAAGCCCCTGCCCATCATCGGGAATGTGCTGGAGGTGCACAACAACCCTCACCTCAGCCTGACTGCCATGAGTGAGCGCTACGGCTCAGTCTTCCAGATCCAGATAGGGATGCGGCCTGTGGTTGTTCTGAGTGGCAGCGAGACAGTCCGCCAGGCTCTTATCAAGCAAGGGGAAGACTTCGCCGGGAGGCCCGATCTATACAGCTTCAAGTTCATCAACGACGGCAAGAGCTTGGCCTTCAGCACCGACAAGGCTGGGGTATGGCGCGCCCGCCGCAAGCTAGCTATGAGCGCCCTCCGCTCTTTCGCCACCCTGGAGGGATCGACCCCAGAGTACTCCTGTGCCCTGGAGGAGCACGTCTGCAAGGAGGGAGAGTACCTGGTAAAACAGCTGACCTCCGTCATGGATGTCAGTGGCAGCTTTGACCCCTTCCGCCATATTGTCGTATCGGTGGCCAACGTCATCTGTGGAATGTGCTTCGGCCGGCGCTACAGCCATGATGACCAGGAGCTGTTGAGCTTGGTGAACTTGAGTGATGAGTTTGGGCAGGTGGTGGGCAGCGGCAACCCTGCAGACTTCATTCCCATCCTTCGTTACCTACCAAACCGCACCATGAAGAGGTTTATGGATATCAATGACCGTTTCAACGCCTTTGTGCAGAAGATTGTCAGTGAGCACTATGAAAGCTATGACAAG GACAACATCCGTGACATCACTGACTCCCTCATTGACCACTGTGAGGACAGGAAACTAGATGAGAATGCCAACATCCAGGTTTCTGATGAGAAGATTGTGGGCATTGTCAATGATCTGTTTGGGGCAG GTTTTGACACTATCAGCACAGCTCTGTCTTGGGCTGTTGTGTACCTTGTGGCTTACCCAGAGATCCAGGAAAGACTGCATCAGGAACTGA CGGAAAAGGTGGGATTGAATCGCACTCCCCGTCTCTCAGACAAAACCAACTTACCTCTGCTGGAAGCCTTCATCCTGGAGATCTTCCGGCACTCTTCCTTCCTGCCGTTCACCATCCCACACTG CACGATCAAGGATACATCCCTCAATGGCTACTTCATTCCCAAGGACACCTGTGTCTTCATCAACCAGTGGCAGGTCAACCATGACCC GGAGCTGTGGAAGGAGCCTTCTTTATTCAACCCTGACCGTTTCCTGAGTGCTGATGGCACAGAACTCAACAAGCTGGAGGGGGAGAAGGTGCTCGTATTCGGCATGGGCAAGCGCCGCTGCATCGGTGAGGCCATCGGACGCAACGAGGTCTACCTCTTCTTGGCCAT